A region of Homo sapiens chromosome 17, GRCh38.p14 Primary Assembly DNA encodes the following proteins:
- the CA4 gene encoding carbonic anhydrase 4 isoform X3, protein MMLLENKASISGGGLPAPYQAKQLHLHWSDLPYKGSEHSLDGEHFAMEMHIVHEKEKGTSRNVKEAQDPEDEIAVLAFLVEIGRMNWPPPLAPCRLSQDPSLPFQAGTQVNEGFQPLVEALSNIPKPEMSTTMAESSLLDLLPKEEKLRHYFRYLGSLTTPTCDEKVVWTVFREPIQLHREQILAFSQKLYYDKEQTVSMKDNVRPLQQLGQRTVIKSGAPGRPLPWALPALLGPMLACLLAGFLR, encoded by the exons ATGATGTTGCTGGAGAACAAGGCCAGCATTTCTGGAGGAGGACTGCCTGCCCCATACCAGGCCAAACAGTTGCACCTGCACTGGTCCGACTTGCCATATAAGGGCTCGGAGCACAGCCTCGATGGGGAGCACTTTGCCATGGAG ATGCACATAGTAcatgagaaagagaaggggacaTCGAGGAATGTGAAAGAGGCCCAGGACCCTGAAGACGAAATTGCGGTGCTGGCCTTTCTGGTGGAG ATCGGGAGAATGAActggccaccaccactggctcCCTGCAGACTTTCTCAAgacccttccctccctttccaggCTGGAACCCAGGTGAACGAGGGCTTCCAGCCACTGGTGGAGGCACTGTCTAATATCCCCAAACCTG AGATGAGCACTACGATGGCAGAGAGCAGCCTGTTGGACCTGCTCCCCAaggaggagaaactgaggcactacTTCCGCTACCTGGGCTCACTCACCACACCGACCTGCGATGAGAAGGTCGTCTGGACTGTGTTCCGGGAGCCCATTCAGCTTCACAGAGAACAG ATCCTGGCATTCTCTCAGAAGCTGTACTACGACAAGGAACAGACAGTGAGCATGAAGGACAATGTCAGGCCCCTGCAGCAGCTGGGGCAGCGCACGGTGATAAAGTCCGGGGCCCCGGGTCGGCCgctgccctgggccctgcctgccctgctggGCCCCATGCTGGCCTGCCTGCTGGCCGGCTTCCTGCGATGA
- the CA4 gene encoding carbonic anhydrase 4 isoform X1, with product MRMLLALLALSAARPSASAESHWCYEVQAESSNYPCLVPVKWGGNCQKDRQSPINIVTTKAKVDKKLGRFFFSGYDKKQTWTVQNNGHSVMMLLENKASISGGGLPAPYQAKQLHLHWSDLPYKGSEHSLDGEHFAMEMHIVHEKEKGTSRNVKEAQDPEDEIAVLAFLVEIGRMNWPPPLAPCRLSQDPSLPFQAGTQVNEGFQPLVEALSNIPKPEMSTTMAESSLLDLLPKEEKLRHYFRYLGSLTTPTCDEKVVWTVFREPIQLHREQILAFSQKLYYDKEQTVSMKDNVRPLQQLGQRTVIKSGAPGRPLPWALPALLGPMLACLLAGFLR from the exons ATGCGGATGCTGCTGGCGCTCCTGGCCCTCTCCGCGGCGCGGCCATCGGCCAGTGCAG AGTCACACTGGTGCTACGAGGTTCAAGCCGAGTCCTCCAACTACCCCTGCTTGG TGCCAGTCAAGTGGGGTGGAAACTGCCAGAAGGACCGCCAGTCCCCCATCAACATCGTCACCACCAAGGCAAAGGTGGACAAAAAACTGGGACGCTTCTTCTTCTCTGGCTACGATAAGAAGCAAACGTGGACTGTCCAAAATAACGGGCACTCAG TGATGATGTTGCTGGAGAACAAGGCCAGCATTTCTGGAGGAGGACTGCCTGCCCCATACCAGGCCAAACAGTTGCACCTGCACTGGTCCGACTTGCCATATAAGGGCTCGGAGCACAGCCTCGATGGGGAGCACTTTGCCATGGAG ATGCACATAGTAcatgagaaagagaaggggacaTCGAGGAATGTGAAAGAGGCCCAGGACCCTGAAGACGAAATTGCGGTGCTGGCCTTTCTGGTGGAG ATCGGGAGAATGAActggccaccaccactggctcCCTGCAGACTTTCTCAAgacccttccctccctttccaggCTGGAACCCAGGTGAACGAGGGCTTCCAGCCACTGGTGGAGGCACTGTCTAATATCCCCAAACCTG AGATGAGCACTACGATGGCAGAGAGCAGCCTGTTGGACCTGCTCCCCAaggaggagaaactgaggcactacTTCCGCTACCTGGGCTCACTCACCACACCGACCTGCGATGAGAAGGTCGTCTGGACTGTGTTCCGGGAGCCCATTCAGCTTCACAGAGAACAG ATCCTGGCATTCTCTCAGAAGCTGTACTACGACAAGGAACAGACAGTGAGCATGAAGGACAATGTCAGGCCCCTGCAGCAGCTGGGGCAGCGCACGGTGATAAAGTCCGGGGCCCCGGGTCGGCCgctgccctgggccctgcctgccctgctggGCCCCATGCTGGCCTGCCTGCTGGCCGGCTTCCTGCGATGA
- the CA4 gene encoding carbonic anhydrase 4 preproprotein — MRMLLALLALSAARPSASAESHWCYEVQAESSNYPCLVPVKWGGNCQKDRQSPINIVTTKAKVDKKLGRFFFSGYDKKQTWTVQNNGHSVMMLLENKASISGGGLPAPYQAKQLHLHWSDLPYKGSEHSLDGEHFAMEMHIVHEKEKGTSRNVKEAQDPEDEIAVLAFLVEAGTQVNEGFQPLVEALSNIPKPEMSTTMAESSLLDLLPKEEKLRHYFRYLGSLTTPTCDEKVVWTVFREPIQLHREQILAFSQKLYYDKEQTVSMKDNVRPLQQLGQRTVIKSGAPGRPLPWALPALLGPMLACLLAGFLR, encoded by the exons ATGCGGATGCTGCTGGCGCTCCTGGCCCTCTCCGCGGCGCGGCCATCGGCCAGTGCAG AGTCACACTGGTGCTACGAGGTTCAAGCCGAGTCCTCCAACTACCCCTGCTTGG TGCCAGTCAAGTGGGGTGGAAACTGCCAGAAGGACCGCCAGTCCCCCATCAACATCGTCACCACCAAGGCAAAGGTGGACAAAAAACTGGGACGCTTCTTCTTCTCTGGCTACGATAAGAAGCAAACGTGGACTGTCCAAAATAACGGGCACTCAG TGATGATGTTGCTGGAGAACAAGGCCAGCATTTCTGGAGGAGGACTGCCTGCCCCATACCAGGCCAAACAGTTGCACCTGCACTGGTCCGACTTGCCATATAAGGGCTCGGAGCACAGCCTCGATGGGGAGCACTTTGCCATGGAG ATGCACATAGTAcatgagaaagagaaggggacaTCGAGGAATGTGAAAGAGGCCCAGGACCCTGAAGACGAAATTGCGGTGCTGGCCTTTCTGGTGGAG gCTGGAACCCAGGTGAACGAGGGCTTCCAGCCACTGGTGGAGGCACTGTCTAATATCCCCAAACCTG AGATGAGCACTACGATGGCAGAGAGCAGCCTGTTGGACCTGCTCCCCAaggaggagaaactgaggcactacTTCCGCTACCTGGGCTCACTCACCACACCGACCTGCGATGAGAAGGTCGTCTGGACTGTGTTCCGGGAGCCCATTCAGCTTCACAGAGAACAG ATCCTGGCATTCTCTCAGAAGCTGTACTACGACAAGGAACAGACAGTGAGCATGAAGGACAATGTCAGGCCCCTGCAGCAGCTGGGGCAGCGCACGGTGATAAAGTCCGGGGCCCCGGGTCGGCCgctgccctgggccctgcctgccctgctggGCCCCATGCTGGCCTGCCTGCTGGCCGGCTTCCTGCGATGA